One Cervus elaphus chromosome 27, mCerEla1.1, whole genome shotgun sequence genomic region harbors:
- the LOC122684740 gene encoding ribosomal biogenesis factor-like: MAARYGVTWNLRKLHQGIRGLTIAKNKLRGEKSRNVLHIASQKSFKVKNKAKPVTTNLKKINIVNDKKVNRVNKAFVDIQKELANFSKGCSFEPLQKQLISQQCHENVPVNVDEATRLMAHL, translated from the exons ATGGCGGCGAGAT ATGGCGTCACCTGGAACTTGAGAAAGCTGCACCAGGGTATCAGAGGCCTGACAATAGCCAAGAACAAGCTAAGAGGGGAGAAGTCCAGGAATGTACTCCACATAGCCAGCCAAAAAAGCTTTAaggttaaaaacaaagcaaaaccagtTACCACTAACCTTAAGAAGATAAACATTGTGAATGACAAAAAAGTTAACAGAGTGAATAAAGCTTTTGTAGATATACAAAAGGAACTGGCAAACTTCTCAAAAGGCTGTTCCTTTGAACCTCTGCAGAAACAACTGATATCTCAGCAGTGTCATGAAAACGTACCAGTTAATGTTGATGAAGCTACAAGATTAATGGCTCACTTGTAA